A part of Myxococcus landrumus genomic DNA contains:
- a CDS encoding response regulator transcription factor yields MIRLNSEEQRILADLEALLVEAEPGSESLPTVLGALRESLKAERAVAYGVDVGPDRYHISYSHSSGFPQQPGGVFEALENFLSDRESLWGWYDPARPAPAQRNRALHFRSLQESEARQMPLHDLPAYEVGRRLGLTEGELESQRERVNVRSGAVFRQLGMERMAFLRTLVCEGPALLGWLGLMREEPFTEREQRVLQALTPTLQRRLTMETRLRESGLMSTALEVAMEALGRAAWVVSGSGRVVHANSAGRVWLERGEPELMEQLRRGAQGIPCSGPLTLTPLRTPGLPSHYLAIDSGTASSAAARVQALAARWSLTARESEVLTHIVQGETNKSIAGRLGCAERTVEVHVTHLLAKAHVESRSALIARFFQTS; encoded by the coding sequence TTGATTCGTTTGAATTCCGAGGAACAGCGTATCCTGGCGGATCTGGAAGCCCTGCTCGTCGAAGCAGAGCCGGGTTCAGAATCCCTGCCCACGGTGCTGGGGGCCCTGCGCGAGTCGCTGAAGGCGGAGCGCGCGGTGGCCTACGGCGTCGACGTGGGGCCTGACCGCTATCACATCAGTTACTCCCACAGCTCGGGCTTCCCCCAGCAGCCAGGAGGCGTCTTCGAGGCTTTGGAGAACTTCCTCTCGGACCGGGAGAGTCTTTGGGGATGGTATGACCCCGCACGTCCGGCGCCGGCGCAGCGCAACCGGGCGCTGCATTTCCGCTCACTCCAGGAGTCGGAAGCGCGGCAGATGCCCTTGCATGACCTGCCCGCATACGAAGTCGGCCGGCGTCTGGGATTGACCGAGGGTGAGCTGGAATCACAGCGCGAGCGAGTCAATGTCCGCTCCGGCGCGGTGTTCCGGCAGCTCGGCATGGAGCGGATGGCTTTCCTGCGCACGCTGGTGTGCGAAGGGCCCGCGCTCCTGGGTTGGTTGGGATTGATGCGCGAGGAGCCCTTCACCGAGCGCGAGCAGCGCGTGCTCCAGGCGTTGACGCCCACGTTGCAGCGGCGGCTGACGATGGAGACGCGGCTGCGCGAGTCGGGGCTGATGTCCACCGCGCTGGAGGTGGCCATGGAGGCGCTGGGCCGCGCGGCCTGGGTCGTCAGTGGCAGCGGGCGGGTGGTGCACGCCAACAGCGCGGGCCGCGTCTGGTTGGAGCGGGGCGAGCCGGAGCTGATGGAGCAACTGCGGCGAGGTGCCCAGGGCATTCCCTGCTCGGGGCCGCTGACGCTCACGCCGCTGCGCACGCCGGGGTTGCCCTCGCACTATCTGGCCATCGACTCGGGCACGGCCTCCAGCGCCGCCGCGAGAGTGCAGGCCCTGGCCGCCCGCTGGTCGCTCACGGCGCGCGAGTCGGAGGTCCTCACGCACATCGTCCAGGGCGAGACGAACAAGTCCATCGCCGGCAGGCTGGGCTGCGCCGAGCGCACCGTCGAGGTCCACGTCACGCACCTGCTCGCCAAGGCGCACGTGGAGAGCCGCTCCGCGCTCATCGCGCGCTTCTTCCAGACGTCCTGA
- a CDS encoding Lnb N-terminal periplasmic domain-containing protein, which produces MSRRAAWLLCLLFALPVGAQPEPVRVQPAESLEVELGGESLRSLRERVRTLGNEGVVLSGAAADDAFLVSEVEAGLAALPPAMRRFPGGPLELVLHPESSPLGMGDGSEARPDWTEEGARLHLYRYAPSSERRVTLRMSRLSEVESEQLWRRRAVVHAVVRRWDEAREWSQTVRWRRLSGWLAPLERPLVWKEEARMDFAGAFSRARGQQSASLDLVTFAEELFVPVESLRANALSEDEQVRCQEFSKSRALAELVESSGLGALRGRGGCPAFDAWGEKDQLSHFEVLLVAATGRQPESLFGHLLLRPVWREGAQVRGPSFERVVQLVALTGMESRGLDYVVKGMTGAYQTVFLTGTMGDLTHEALELEQRTVRRFRLRLTRGEEERMLERIWELERRGYMGYYFFTDNCASALLFLLNGVLEQERQVRPPGVLWVLPTATLDALAKVEVVGKEGPAGPLLEMIPDAFESTGERAVRADTAMREALESLAGRVGAQELSRLLRLHERLQAVDPDSRREAYVALPETVTQVFASASPANRSEVRDTLHAYVAHVVRVERAAVDRMEGERLAIERLRLLALQTPVEGASEAGVRERQRIFEREDVLQRKLAVLDRTAMFEEALAHAPRRPPTPEELKRLVLAERTEAAFVQATEAQGTLSDGVFAEVDPVAFLGADHRRKVAAETRWAAAALRESGAARTVVSVGMDFPSTGEARPVVSVRTAGMAEALGDARQHGFQPSSELRVLDGELSLEPRWGTPRVVSTDMTLVGYRTLQRELPQFRDSAWDSLGWGAEARVTSDSERTLPYRATVQAEALLIVDEGARFSRFTAVGVGGLARMNWGEASMLPAAGPRVSLAHRTGLPGSGANAVRVEAAYAPTWRLGDTHLTHEAGATLQVEWWLGRAGPFGVLLTPRAQVRWEGSFAPRSPHASLSPSAEWNVVAERRLALGLEMR; this is translated from the coding sequence GTGAGTCGCCGCGCGGCGTGGCTGTTGTGCCTCCTGTTCGCGCTGCCTGTCGGAGCGCAACCGGAGCCGGTGCGGGTCCAGCCCGCGGAGTCGCTCGAGGTGGAGCTGGGGGGGGAGTCCCTTCGGAGCCTGCGCGAGCGCGTTCGCACCCTGGGGAACGAGGGAGTGGTGTTGTCGGGCGCGGCGGCGGATGACGCGTTCCTGGTGAGTGAAGTCGAAGCGGGCCTGGCCGCGCTCCCGCCCGCGATGCGCCGCTTTCCCGGAGGCCCCCTCGAGCTGGTCCTGCATCCGGAGTCCTCGCCCCTCGGCATGGGCGATGGGTCCGAGGCACGTCCGGACTGGACCGAGGAAGGCGCGCGCCTTCACCTCTACCGCTACGCACCGTCCTCGGAGCGCCGTGTCACGCTGCGCATGTCGCGACTGTCGGAGGTCGAGTCGGAGCAACTGTGGCGGCGTCGCGCGGTGGTGCACGCGGTGGTGCGGCGCTGGGATGAAGCGCGCGAGTGGAGCCAGACGGTGCGCTGGCGACGCCTGTCGGGGTGGCTCGCGCCCCTGGAGCGGCCCCTGGTGTGGAAGGAGGAGGCGCGCATGGACTTCGCGGGGGCCTTCAGTCGCGCGCGCGGGCAGCAGAGCGCTTCCCTGGACCTGGTGACCTTCGCGGAGGAGCTGTTCGTCCCCGTGGAGTCCTTGCGCGCCAACGCGCTGTCCGAGGACGAGCAGGTGCGCTGCCAGGAGTTCTCCAAGTCCCGAGCGCTCGCGGAGCTGGTGGAGTCCTCGGGCCTGGGCGCGTTGCGAGGTCGCGGCGGCTGTCCGGCCTTCGATGCCTGGGGGGAGAAGGACCAGTTGTCACACTTCGAGGTCCTCCTCGTCGCCGCCACGGGAAGGCAGCCTGAGTCCCTCTTCGGACATCTGTTGCTGCGTCCGGTCTGGCGTGAGGGGGCGCAGGTGCGGGGCCCTTCGTTCGAGCGGGTGGTGCAGCTCGTGGCGCTCACGGGCATGGAGTCGCGGGGCCTGGACTACGTCGTGAAGGGGATGACGGGCGCGTACCAGACGGTCTTCCTCACCGGGACGATGGGGGACCTCACGCACGAGGCGCTGGAGCTGGAGCAGCGCACCGTCCGCCGCTTCCGTCTGCGCCTCACGCGCGGCGAGGAGGAGCGGATGCTGGAGCGCATCTGGGAGCTCGAGCGCCGTGGGTACATGGGCTACTACTTCTTCACCGACAACTGCGCGAGCGCGCTCCTCTTCCTCCTCAACGGCGTGCTGGAGCAGGAGCGGCAGGTGCGTCCGCCCGGAGTGTTGTGGGTGCTGCCCACGGCCACGTTGGACGCGCTGGCGAAGGTGGAGGTGGTGGGGAAGGAGGGGCCCGCGGGGCCGCTGCTGGAGATGATTCCGGACGCCTTCGAGTCCACGGGAGAGCGTGCCGTGCGCGCGGACACCGCGATGCGCGAGGCCCTGGAGTCGCTCGCGGGACGCGTCGGTGCGCAAGAGCTGTCGCGACTGCTGCGGCTGCACGAGCGCCTCCAGGCGGTGGACCCCGACTCGCGCCGCGAGGCCTACGTGGCGCTGCCGGAGACGGTGACGCAGGTGTTCGCCTCCGCGTCGCCCGCGAACCGCTCCGAGGTGCGCGACACCCTGCATGCCTATGTGGCCCACGTGGTGCGCGTGGAGCGCGCGGCGGTGGACCGCATGGAGGGCGAGCGGCTGGCCATCGAGCGGCTGCGGCTCCTGGCGTTGCAGACCCCCGTGGAGGGGGCCTCGGAGGCGGGCGTGCGCGAGCGTCAGCGCATCTTCGAGCGGGAGGACGTGCTCCAGCGCAAGCTCGCGGTGCTGGACCGCACGGCGATGTTCGAGGAGGCCCTGGCCCACGCGCCCCGCCGTCCGCCGACACCGGAGGAGCTGAAGCGGCTGGTGCTGGCCGAGCGCACCGAGGCCGCCTTCGTCCAGGCCACCGAGGCACAAGGGACGCTGAGCGACGGAGTCTTCGCGGAGGTGGACCCGGTGGCCTTCCTGGGGGCGGACCATCGGCGCAAGGTGGCCGCGGAGACGCGCTGGGCGGCGGCGGCGCTGCGCGAGTCGGGTGCGGCTCGCACGGTGGTGAGCGTGGGCATGGACTTCCCCAGCACGGGCGAAGCGCGGCCGGTGGTGAGCGTGCGCACCGCGGGGATGGCCGAGGCGCTGGGAGATGCCCGTCAACACGGCTTCCAGCCGAGCAGCGAGCTGCGGGTCCTGGATGGTGAGCTGTCGCTGGAGCCCCGGTGGGGGACTCCGCGCGTGGTGTCCACGGACATGACGCTGGTGGGCTACCGCACCTTGCAGCGGGAGCTCCCCCAGTTCCGAGACTCCGCCTGGGACTCATTGGGCTGGGGCGCGGAGGCGCGGGTGACTTCGGATTCGGAGCGGACGTTGCCCTACCGGGCCACCGTGCAGGCCGAGGCGCTGCTCATCGTGGACGAGGGCGCGCGCTTCTCGCGCTTCACGGCGGTGGGTGTTGGGGGGCTTGCCCGGATGAACTGGGGTGAAGCCTCGATGCTGCCCGCGGCGGGGCCTCGCGTGTCGCTGGCGCACCGCACGGGCCTGCCCGGCTCCGGCGCCAATGCGGTGCGAGTGGAGGCCGCCTACGCCCCCACCTGGCGCCTGGGCGACACCCACCTCACGCACGAGGCGGGTGCCACCCTCCAGGTGGAGTGGTGGCTGGGCCGCGCGGGGCCGTTCGGGGTGCTGCTCACACCCCGTGCGCAGGTCCGATGGGAAGGCTCGTTCGCTCCGCGGTCACCACACGCGTCACTGAGTCCGTCGGCGGAGTGGAACGTCGTGGCGGAGCGCCGGCTGGCACTTGGGTTGGAGATGCGCTGA
- a CDS encoding GreA/GreB family elongation factor — protein sequence MSKAFTKEDSGGDAELLPLRPRSASGDKRYITLEGYRALQDELTAVQGPDSGAEGLTPLEAGVRRQERERRARQLAATLEEVRVVEPDASQAGRVFFGAWVELEDEDGEQVCYRIVGPDEAEVKSGRLSVESPLAKALLGKEVGESVQVERPRGAVEYTVVAVDYAPR from the coding sequence ATGTCGAAGGCCTTCACGAAGGAAGACTCGGGAGGAGACGCGGAGCTGCTGCCGCTGCGCCCGCGGTCTGCCTCGGGCGACAAGCGCTACATCACGCTGGAGGGCTATCGCGCCCTGCAGGACGAGCTGACCGCCGTGCAGGGGCCGGACTCCGGCGCGGAGGGCCTGACGCCGCTGGAGGCGGGAGTGCGGCGCCAGGAGCGTGAGCGGCGGGCCCGACAGCTCGCGGCGACGCTCGAGGAAGTGCGCGTGGTGGAGCCGGACGCCTCGCAGGCGGGGCGCGTGTTCTTCGGCGCGTGGGTGGAGCTGGAGGACGAGGACGGTGAGCAGGTGTGCTATCGCATCGTGGGCCCGGACGAGGCGGAGGTGAAGTCGGGCCGGCTCAGCGTGGAGTCACCGTTGGCGAAGGCGCTGCTCGGCAAGGAAGTGGGAGAGTCCGTGCAGGTGGAGCGCCCTCGTGGGGCGGTGGAATACACGGTGGTGGCGGTGGACTACGCGCCCCGCTGA
- a CDS encoding MBL fold metallo-hydrolase: protein MRNLVAVLVVFPALALAQPKDVEKAPVTSSPVAGNVHLVVGKGGNIGVSVGPDGLLLIDDQYAPLAPKIHQALDKLSKKKIEYLVNTHWHGDHVGGNAIFGREARILAQREVRNRMVTGRAGGMGDPVPPAKKEALPVITYDTGMSVYFNGEEVRLLHLPAGHTDGDTVVYFTGSNVVHMGDLFFTDLFPFIDIYNSGGTVEGFVRNVEKVLETLPAGAKIIPGHGALSDRAGLERFLAMLRESVALVRGKLAAGKTIEQVTAEGVPEHLKSFGSGAIKEDFWLQTLYRGLSSKTEPKTATESK, encoded by the coding sequence ATGCGAAATCTGGTGGCGGTCCTGGTCGTGTTTCCCGCGCTGGCCCTGGCGCAGCCGAAGGATGTGGAGAAGGCGCCAGTGACGAGCAGCCCCGTCGCGGGCAACGTCCACCTCGTGGTGGGCAAGGGCGGCAACATCGGCGTGTCGGTGGGCCCGGACGGGCTGCTCCTCATCGACGACCAGTACGCGCCCCTGGCGCCGAAGATCCACCAGGCGTTGGACAAGCTGAGCAAGAAGAAGATTGAGTACCTGGTGAACACGCACTGGCACGGCGACCACGTGGGCGGCAACGCCATCTTCGGCCGCGAGGCGCGCATCCTCGCGCAGCGGGAAGTGCGAAACAGGATGGTGACGGGGCGGGCGGGCGGAATGGGTGACCCCGTTCCTCCGGCGAAGAAGGAAGCGCTGCCGGTCATCACCTACGACACGGGCATGTCGGTGTACTTCAACGGTGAGGAGGTCCGCCTGCTGCACCTGCCCGCGGGCCACACGGATGGCGACACGGTGGTGTACTTCACCGGCTCCAACGTGGTGCACATGGGCGACCTGTTCTTCACGGACCTGTTCCCCTTCATCGACATCTACAACAGCGGCGGCACGGTGGAGGGCTTCGTGCGCAACGTGGAGAAGGTGCTCGAGACGCTCCCTGCGGGTGCGAAGATCATCCCGGGCCACGGCGCGCTGTCGGACCGCGCGGGCCTGGAGCGCTTCCTGGCGATGCTGCGGGAGTCGGTGGCGCTGGTGCGCGGCAAGCTCGCGGCGGGAAAGACCATCGAGCAGGTGACGGCGGAGGGCGTGCCGGAGCACCTCAAGTCCTTCGGAAGTGGCGCCATCAAGGAGGACTTCTGGCTGCAGACGCTGTACCGCGGCCTCTCGTCGAAGACCGAGCCGAAGACGGCCACGGAGAGCAAGTAG
- a CDS encoding class I SAM-dependent methyltransferase: protein MFHPQGPTFLELAEQALTSVERGYDLLAPKFDYTPFRTPDPVLQASIDALGAAGSVGTALDVCCGTGAAMRMLRPLARERVAGIDMSQGMLDEARRRLADAPGTAGLQFIRGDALEMTFDGEFDVVTCFGAFGHILEEDEPRLLRGIHRALRPGGRFLFVTGHPPSPLRPGYWVAKGFNAAIRVRNALWKPPFVMYYLTFLVPRARALLEAEGFSVEVRDGILPEPFTPLATVIATKR, encoded by the coding sequence ATGTTCCACCCTCAAGGGCCCACCTTCCTGGAGCTGGCTGAACAAGCGCTGACGTCCGTCGAGCGCGGCTACGACTTGCTGGCGCCCAAGTTCGACTACACGCCCTTCCGCACGCCGGACCCGGTGCTCCAGGCGTCCATCGACGCGTTGGGCGCCGCGGGCTCTGTCGGCACCGCGCTCGACGTGTGCTGTGGCACGGGCGCCGCCATGCGCATGCTGCGTCCGCTCGCGCGCGAGCGTGTCGCCGGCATCGACATGAGCCAGGGCATGCTCGACGAGGCCCGGCGCCGCCTCGCCGATGCACCCGGCACCGCGGGCCTCCAGTTCATCCGGGGCGACGCGCTGGAGATGACGTTCGACGGGGAGTTCGACGTCGTCACCTGCTTCGGCGCGTTCGGACACATCCTCGAGGAGGACGAGCCTCGCCTGCTGCGAGGCATCCACCGAGCCCTGCGTCCTGGAGGCCGGTTCCTCTTCGTCACCGGCCATCCCCCTTCACCGCTGCGCCCCGGCTACTGGGTCGCGAAGGGCTTCAACGCCGCCATCCGCGTGCGCAACGCGCTCTGGAAGCCGCCCTTCGTCATGTACTACCTGACGTTCCTGGTGCCTCGCGCCCGCGCGCTGCTGGAGGCGGAAGGGTTCAGCGTCGAGGTGCGCGACGGCATCCTCCCCGAGCCCTTCACGCCCCTGGCGACCGTCATCGCCACGAAGCGCTGA
- a CDS encoding dihydroneopterin aldolase, translating into MSAELAFHPPVVHDTQGRPLDVIELRGLTVDCIVGIYNRERVQAQPLRLDVALFLDTRNAATGGRLAHTVNYGRLAGELRFLLEACRFELLESAVEAVSRYLLAPPTSDVPRAQVTAATVRVIKPLALHGLAVPSLQVHRTADEMHYASEERSFGRLDVIHEGAGYGVYRLRVKPGGRVPASANPAMEESELMLGTGLRAQGQAVERGLAFHWPRGFPRSYENPTEHEQTVLSVYRPRFLEAEADGTSASAEGLPLVTGTSYYPHDEPAAPGLSADKQP; encoded by the coding sequence ATGAGCGCGGAGCTGGCGTTCCATCCGCCCGTGGTCCACGACACCCAGGGCCGTCCGCTCGACGTCATCGAGCTGCGCGGCCTCACGGTGGACTGCATCGTGGGCATCTACAACCGCGAGCGCGTGCAGGCGCAGCCGCTCCGGTTGGACGTGGCCCTCTTCCTGGACACGCGCAACGCGGCGACGGGCGGACGGCTGGCGCACACGGTGAACTATGGGCGGCTGGCCGGAGAGCTTCGCTTCCTGCTGGAGGCCTGCCGCTTCGAGCTCCTGGAGTCCGCGGTCGAGGCGGTGAGCCGCTACCTGCTCGCCCCTCCCACGTCGGATGTGCCGCGAGCGCAGGTGACCGCGGCCACGGTGCGTGTCATCAAGCCGCTGGCGCTGCATGGGCTCGCGGTGCCGTCGCTCCAGGTCCATCGCACGGCGGATGAGATGCATTACGCCTCCGAGGAGCGCTCCTTTGGCCGGCTGGATGTCATCCACGAGGGCGCGGGCTATGGCGTGTACCGGCTGCGAGTGAAGCCGGGAGGCCGCGTCCCCGCGAGCGCGAACCCCGCGATGGAGGAGAGCGAGCTGATGCTGGGCACGGGGCTGCGAGCGCAGGGCCAGGCCGTGGAGCGCGGCCTGGCGTTCCACTGGCCTCGGGGCTTCCCGCGCAGCTACGAGAACCCCACGGAGCATGAGCAGACGGTGCTGAGCGTGTACCGGCCGCGCTTCCTGGAGGCGGAGGCGGATGGCACCAGCGCCTCGGCGGAGGGGCTTCCGCTCGTCACCGGCACCTCGTACTACCCGCATGACGAGCCTGCCGCGCCCGGCCTGTCCGCCGACAAGCAGCCTTGA
- a CDS encoding queuosine precursor transporter — MNLDRRMQFFVVLATVFVTSLVVGDLIGVKLFEVNLGFVISVMSMGMLPFPVTFLLTDLLNEFYGKKAARFVTWVGFFMAIFAYTVIAIAVQIPFAPLTRSPDFTGTVESAFVNVFSGSQRILVASMVAYLVAQFCDITIFNLLKRITKNKQLWLRATGSTLVSQLIDTVVVQFVAWTGVLPTDIIFKIILTSYAVKMVVAVGLTPFIYLGHALVERKLGIKPVVLGEDGEPIAEPAPEVAVATETRVA; from the coding sequence ATGAATCTCGACAGGCGGATGCAGTTCTTCGTGGTCCTCGCGACGGTGTTCGTCACGTCGCTGGTCGTGGGAGACCTCATCGGCGTGAAGCTGTTCGAGGTGAACCTCGGCTTCGTCATCTCGGTGATGTCCATGGGCATGTTGCCCTTCCCGGTGACGTTCCTGCTCACGGACCTCCTCAACGAGTTCTACGGCAAGAAGGCCGCCCGCTTCGTCACCTGGGTGGGCTTCTTCATGGCCATCTTCGCGTACACGGTGATTGCCATCGCCGTGCAGATTCCGTTCGCGCCGCTGACGCGCTCGCCCGACTTCACGGGCACGGTGGAGAGCGCGTTCGTCAACGTCTTCTCCGGCTCGCAGCGCATCCTCGTCGCGTCGATGGTGGCCTACCTGGTGGCGCAGTTCTGCGACATCACCATCTTCAACCTGCTCAAGCGCATCACGAAGAACAAGCAGCTGTGGCTGCGCGCGACAGGCTCCACGCTGGTCTCCCAGCTCATCGACACGGTGGTGGTCCAGTTCGTCGCGTGGACGGGCGTGCTCCCCACCGACATCATCTTCAAAATCATCCTCACCTCCTACGCGGTGAAGATGGTCGTGGCCGTGGGCCTGACGCCGTTCATCTACCTGGGCCATGCCCTGGTGGAGCGCAAGCTGGGCATCAAGCCGGTGGTGCTGGGCGAGGACGGTGAGCCGATTGCCGAGCCCGCCCCGGAAGTGGCCGTGGCCACCGAGACGCGCGTCGCTTGA
- a CDS encoding ATP-grasp domain-containing protein, translating into MTETARPWPRKAFIEEESHGRMEPEMRLLLEGLHARNIPTETFTAKRMERRQLPLAPDTLVAGYVPTVLGALKQLGIEPPPTHDYPPSLAPFLHRRLWTSTVRQLTSHLLDVSSAPVFAKPQGRRKRFTGHVFQSADDLLFLERASQATPLLCSDVVRWRSEHRVFVVHGAVVGIRHYAGAPEVALDVPRIHEALQRLESSGEATAGYAADFGVLDTGETALVEWNDGFSLGAYGLDAASYTALTAARWCELTGLRAPRP; encoded by the coding sequence GTGACGGAGACGGCGAGGCCCTGGCCTCGCAAGGCCTTCATCGAGGAGGAGTCGCACGGGCGGATGGAGCCCGAGATGCGGCTGCTGCTCGAAGGGCTGCACGCGCGGAACATCCCCACCGAGACCTTCACCGCCAAGCGGATGGAGCGCCGGCAGCTTCCGCTCGCCCCGGACACACTCGTCGCCGGCTACGTGCCCACGGTGCTGGGCGCGCTGAAGCAACTGGGAATCGAACCGCCTCCCACCCACGACTATCCGCCCAGCCTCGCGCCCTTCCTGCATCGCCGGCTCTGGACGAGCACCGTGCGCCAGCTCACCTCGCATTTGCTCGACGTCTCCAGCGCCCCCGTGTTCGCCAAGCCCCAGGGACGCAGGAAGCGCTTCACCGGCCACGTCTTCCAGAGCGCGGACGACCTCCTGTTCCTGGAGCGAGCCTCACAAGCCACGCCGCTCCTCTGCTCGGACGTGGTGCGGTGGCGAAGCGAGCATCGCGTCTTCGTCGTCCACGGCGCCGTCGTGGGCATCCGGCACTACGCGGGTGCCCCGGAGGTTGCGCTCGACGTGCCCCGCATCCACGAGGCCCTCCAGCGCCTGGAGTCCTCGGGCGAGGCGACCGCGGGCTATGCCGCCGACTTCGGGGTGCTCGACACGGGAGAGACCGCGCTCGTCGAGTGGAACGACGGCTTCTCCCTGGGCGCCTACGGGCTGGATGCCGCGAGCTACACGGCGCTCACGGCCGCACGCTGGTGCGAGCTGACGGGCCTCCGCGCGCCGCGCCCCTGA